A genome region from Halorussus pelagicus includes the following:
- a CDS encoding DUF7490 domain-containing protein: protein MNRDTMLAGGIAVVVAVSLLAATVVPGAIAQPESDPVRSGHLDIQEVSIAPTAVSGGTATLQVDTRLEHWGGESENVTVRVRAVGLESGLVETTTETAVEPISGEREVSVLQNLSVERAGGYRVETAVYRDGARIADGSTEVRGVGTLTPAYARTDVRFHWQSGDGFPPIEYTVRNAENDRATLDVSTFLTNEGDADSEELRVVVTARQADSNVVANRTEVEVGTIRPGRTATPSVELTVPDEYNYYLDAVLWKDGVIVGTARSVANLNPTETVRTNETVREVGIKVSDFEDGDTNRGARETTASSDADGSVPGFGVGVAVAALGGALLLARRQS from the coding sequence ATGAACCGCGACACGATGCTGGCGGGCGGAATCGCCGTCGTCGTCGCGGTGTCGCTTCTCGCCGCCACCGTGGTCCCCGGCGCGATAGCCCAACCCGAGTCCGACCCCGTTCGGTCCGGTCACCTCGACATTCAGGAGGTCTCTATCGCACCCACGGCGGTGTCGGGCGGCACCGCGACCCTACAGGTCGATACGCGCCTCGAACACTGGGGCGGCGAGTCCGAGAACGTCACCGTCCGCGTCCGGGCGGTCGGTCTCGAATCCGGACTGGTCGAGACGACGACCGAAACGGCCGTCGAACCCATCTCGGGCGAGCGCGAGGTGTCGGTCCTCCAGAATCTCTCGGTCGAACGCGCCGGTGGCTACCGCGTCGAAACCGCGGTCTACCGCGACGGCGCGCGCATCGCTGACGGAAGCACGGAGGTCCGGGGCGTCGGCACGCTCACGCCCGCGTACGCCCGGACCGATGTCCGGTTCCACTGGCAGAGCGGCGACGGATTTCCGCCGATAGAGTACACTGTCCGGAACGCCGAGAACGACCGCGCCACGCTCGACGTTTCGACGTTCCTGACCAACGAGGGCGACGCCGACTCCGAGGAGTTGCGAGTCGTCGTCACCGCGCGACAGGCTGACTCGAACGTCGTCGCCAACCGGACCGAAGTCGAAGTCGGCACCATCCGACCCGGCCGAACCGCGACGCCGAGCGTCGAACTGACCGTCCCCGACGAGTACAACTATTACCTCGACGCGGTACTGTGGAAAGACGGCGTCATCGTCGGCACAGCCCGTAGCGTGGCGAATCTGAACCCGACCGAGACCGTCCGCACGAACGAGACGGTCCGCGAGGTCGGCATCAAGGTCAGCGACTTCGAGGACGGCGACACCAACCGCGGAGCGCGCGAGACGACGGCCAGCTCCGACGCGGACGGTAGCGTCCCCGGATTCGGGGTCGGCGTCGCAGTCGCCGCGCTGGGCGGCGCACTGCTGCTCGCACGGAGGCAATCATGA
- a CDS encoding DASH family cryptochrome codes for MDSSVALVWFRRDLRLHDNQTLAAAVEDADRLLPVYCFDPREFGPRPYGGPDSFEYEKTGPHRAQFLRESVADLRENLRERDSELVVRHGRPEEVLPDLADAADASAVYCQTLPAPEERAVETGVERALADRGVELRTCWTHTLHHRDDLPTPVAEIADTFTPFKDRLEANSRVREPIGTPELPPAPASVAAGAATDANSEGRISLGEIPKSDALGVSSVEAPTAEEDDRAALDFRGGESAGLARLDEFIWERDCLREYRETRNGLLGPDYSSKLSAWLNLGCLSPRRVCAEVERYETERVENDSTYWLVFELRWRDFFQFQVAKHGAQLFRPEGIRERDVDWRDWSDAPDESDQSNENAAAFERWAAGQTGIPFVDAAMRELAATGYQSNRARQNAASFLANDLRTDWRRGAAHFETLLVDYDPASNYGNWAYVAGVGNDSRDRSFDVLWQAHRYDPDAEYVRTWCPELSEIPGGNAHEPWTLTADEQAEYGVELGDDYPEPMVDPGIYEGPDD; via the coding sequence GTGGATTCGTCCGTCGCGCTCGTCTGGTTCCGGCGCGACCTCCGACTGCACGACAATCAGACACTGGCCGCGGCCGTCGAGGACGCCGACCGCCTCCTGCCGGTCTACTGCTTCGACCCGCGCGAGTTCGGGCCGCGACCCTACGGCGGTCCCGACTCCTTCGAGTACGAGAAGACCGGTCCGCACCGCGCCCAGTTCCTGCGCGAGAGTGTCGCCGACCTCCGCGAGAACCTGCGCGAGCGAGATTCGGAGTTGGTGGTTCGCCACGGGCGGCCCGAGGAGGTCCTGCCAGATCTCGCGGACGCGGCGGACGCGTCGGCGGTCTACTGCCAGACGCTCCCCGCGCCCGAAGAGCGAGCGGTCGAGACGGGCGTCGAGCGCGCGCTGGCCGACCGCGGCGTCGAACTCCGGACGTGCTGGACCCACACGCTCCACCACCGCGACGACCTGCCGACGCCGGTCGCCGAGATTGCCGACACTTTCACGCCGTTCAAAGACCGCCTCGAAGCGAACAGTCGCGTGCGCGAGCCGATTGGGACACCTGAGTTGCCGCCCGCGCCTGCGTCCGTGGCCGCGGGTGCGGCCACGGACGCGAACTCGGAGGGACGGATTTCGCTCGGCGAGATTCCGAAATCGGACGCGCTCGGGGTCTCGTCCGTCGAAGCCCCGACTGCCGAGGAGGACGACCGCGCGGCGCTCGACTTCCGAGGCGGGGAGTCGGCCGGACTCGCGCGACTGGACGAGTTCATCTGGGAGCGCGACTGTCTGCGCGAGTACCGCGAGACCAGAAACGGTCTTCTCGGGCCGGACTACTCCTCGAAGCTCTCGGCGTGGCTGAATCTCGGGTGTCTGTCCCCTCGGCGAGTCTGCGCCGAGGTGGAACGCTACGAGACCGAACGCGTCGAAAACGACTCGACGTACTGGCTCGTCTTCGAGTTGCGCTGGCGGGACTTCTTCCAGTTTCAGGTCGCCAAGCACGGCGCGCAACTCTTTCGCCCGGAGGGTATCCGGGAGCGCGACGTGGACTGGCGAGACTGGTCGGACGCGCCGGACGAGTCGGACCAATCGAACGAGAACGCCGCCGCGTTCGAGCGATGGGCGGCGGGGCAAACCGGAATCCCGTTCGTGGACGCCGCGATGCGCGAGTTGGCCGCGACGGGCTACCAGTCCAACCGGGCGCGCCAGAACGCGGCGTCGTTTCTGGCCAACGACCTGCGAACCGACTGGCGTCGCGGGGCCGCCCACTTCGAGACCCTGCTCGTGGACTACGACCCCGCGAGCAACTACGGCAACTGGGCCTACGTCGCTGGCGTCGGCAACGACTCGCGGGACCGGTCGTTCGACGTGCTGTGGCAGGCCCACCGCTACGACCCCGACGCCGAGTACGTCCGGACGTGGTGTCCGGAACTGAGTGAGATTCCGGGTGGAAACGCGCACGAACCGTGGACGCTGACCGCCGACGAACAGGCCGAATACGGCGTCGAACTCGGGGACGACTACCCCGAACCGATGGTGGACCCCGGAATCTACGAGGGACCGGACGACTGA
- a CDS encoding HAD-IIA family hydrolase, protein MTVRSVVLDVDGTLVHGDEVIPGAIETVDRLRERGLDLLMLSNNPTQTPAAYAARLADLGFTVGPDDVVTSGSLTADYVAAEHPGAATYLVGEAGLREMLADRGVPVVTDPDRAEVVVASIDREFSYDRLRDALWALEGAAFVASDPDRTIPAPDRPVPGSGPIVAALAEAADRDPDAMLGKPGKTAAEAVESRVAGRNEEVLVVGDRLDTDIALGENAGMATALVLSGITTRADTDSSPVASDSVLDSVADLPALLDSWEDER, encoded by the coding sequence ATGACCGTCCGAAGCGTCGTCCTCGACGTGGACGGCACGCTAGTCCACGGCGACGAGGTGATTCCGGGAGCCATCGAGACGGTGGACCGACTCCGCGAGCGCGGACTGGACCTCCTGATGCTGTCGAACAACCCGACCCAGACGCCCGCGGCCTATGCCGCCCGTCTCGCGGACCTCGGGTTCACGGTCGGTCCCGACGACGTGGTGACTTCGGGGTCGCTGACCGCCGACTACGTGGCCGCCGAACACCCCGGTGCGGCGACCTACTTGGTGGGCGAGGCGGGCCTGCGCGAGATGTTGGCCGACCGGGGCGTTCCAGTCGTAACCGACCCCGACCGCGCCGAGGTCGTCGTCGCCTCCATCGACCGCGAGTTCAGTTACGACCGCCTCCGAGACGCGCTCTGGGCGCTGGAGGGCGCGGCGTTCGTCGCCTCGGACCCCGACCGGACGATTCCCGCGCCGGACCGACCGGTTCCGGGGTCGGGTCCCATCGTCGCCGCGCTCGCGGAGGCCGCCGACCGCGACCCCGACGCGATGCTCGGCAAGCCGGGCAAAACTGCGGCCGAGGCGGTCGAATCCCGCGTCGCGGGGCGGAACGAGGAGGTCCTCGTCGTCGGCGACCGACTCGACACGGACATCGCGCTCGGCGAGAACGCGGGCATGGCGACGGCGCTGGTCCTGTCCGGTATCACGACTCGCGCGGACACGGACTCGTCGCCGGTCGCGTCCGACTCGGTTCTCGACTCGGTGGCCGACCTGCCCGCTCTGCTGGATTCGTGGGAGGACGAGAGATGA
- the ppk1 gene encoding polyphosphate kinase 1: protein MSNEPPRSDDTADGERADSQEVRPVDTENAAMADTAETNGSDLAALEGDDDSSETTTVVSDAADSADAPADFDRSDPAYYLNRELSELEFQKRVLHEATDERNPLLEQVKFLSIFTTNMDEFFRKRVGGLKQQIEAGVTERTPDGRTPREQWDEILEIARPMFERQTECYHETVRPALADAGVRILDYDDLSADERGDLRAYFESSVLPTLTPLTFDPAHPFPHISNLSLSLGVLTRENPNDDLTFSRVKVPQNRPRLVRVGGDSGDSGTESASADDRNARFVLIEDVIADNLDLLFPNVEIVDYSTFRVTRNAEVGRDEEVAEDLIEMIEEVLEERRFATVVRLEIEDDAHPLVREILADRLDLDDCEIFERRGPLAFRDFDSLLELDRPDLKLDDWSPKPHPRLADIGTDDRDIFDVIRADDVLVHHPYHSFTGTVQQFLETAARDPDVLAIKAAIYRTASDSKVVETLIEAARNGKQVAVMVELKARFDEQNNLEWAKKLEAEGIHVAYGTIGFKTHTKTSLVVRDEDDSEGVQLYSHVGTGNYHSETAKRYDDLGLLTADRDVGQDLVKLFNYFTGHSLHEQYRELLVAPGNMRERFVDLIRNEAECARRGEDASITAKVNRLEDPEMVAELYEASMAGVDIDLVVRDICRLRPGLAGVSDNVDVYSVVGRFLEHSRIYRFGNDDPGYYVGSADWMTRNLDNRVEAIAPIEDPRLQSKLDWVLETFLSDNRKRWVMHSDGSYEQIRPAEGEAVRNAQETFMRETEEALRNRDGSR from the coding sequence ATGTCGAACGAGCCACCACGTTCCGACGACACCGCGGACGGCGAACGGGCCGACTCCCAGGAGGTGCGACCGGTAGACACCGAGAACGCGGCGATGGCAGACACCGCCGAGACGAACGGGAGCGACCTCGCCGCCTTGGAGGGAGACGACGACAGTTCCGAGACGACCACCGTCGTGTCCGACGCCGCCGATTCGGCCGACGCCCCGGCCGACTTCGACCGGTCGGACCCGGCGTACTACCTGAACCGGGAACTCAGCGAACTGGAGTTCCAGAAGCGCGTCCTCCACGAGGCGACCGACGAGCGCAACCCCTTGCTGGAGCAGGTGAAGTTTCTCTCCATCTTCACCACGAACATGGACGAGTTCTTCCGCAAGCGGGTCGGCGGCCTGAAACAGCAGATCGAAGCAGGCGTCACCGAGCGCACGCCGGACGGTCGCACCCCGCGCGAGCAGTGGGACGAGATACTCGAAATCGCTCGGCCGATGTTCGAGCGCCAGACCGAGTGCTACCACGAGACCGTCAGACCGGCGCTCGCCGACGCCGGAGTGCGGATTCTCGACTACGACGACCTCTCGGCCGACGAGCGCGGCGACCTCCGGGCGTACTTCGAGAGTTCGGTTCTCCCGACGCTGACGCCGCTGACGTTCGACCCGGCACATCCGTTCCCGCACATCTCGAACCTCAGCCTCTCGCTCGGGGTATTGACCCGCGAGAACCCCAACGACGACCTCACCTTCTCACGGGTGAAGGTCCCGCAGAACCGGCCGCGACTGGTCCGGGTCGGCGGCGACTCGGGCGACTCCGGTACGGAGAGCGCGAGTGCTGACGACCGGAACGCCCGTTTCGTCCTGATAGAGGACGTTATCGCCGACAACCTCGACTTGCTCTTTCCGAACGTCGAAATCGTGGACTACTCGACGTTCCGCGTCACTCGCAACGCCGAGGTCGGGCGCGACGAGGAGGTCGCCGAGGACCTCATCGAGATGATCGAAGAGGTCTTGGAAGAGCGCCGATTCGCCACCGTCGTCCGACTCGAAATCGAGGACGACGCCCACCCGCTCGTCCGCGAGATACTGGCCGACAGACTCGATTTGGACGACTGCGAGATATTCGAGCGCCGCGGCCCGCTGGCGTTCCGGGACTTCGACTCGCTGCTCGAACTGGACCGCCCCGACCTGAAACTCGACGACTGGTCGCCCAAGCCCCATCCGCGACTCGCGGACATCGGGACCGACGACCGCGACATCTTCGACGTGATTCGCGCTGACGACGTGCTGGTCCACCACCCGTACCACTCGTTTACCGGGACGGTCCAGCAGTTCCTCGAAACCGCGGCCCGCGACCCCGACGTGTTGGCCATCAAGGCCGCTATCTACCGGACCGCCAGCGACTCGAAGGTGGTCGAGACGCTCATCGAGGCCGCCCGGAACGGCAAGCAGGTCGCGGTGATGGTCGAGTTGAAAGCTCGCTTCGACGAGCAGAACAACTTGGAGTGGGCCAAGAAACTGGAAGCGGAGGGCATTCACGTCGCCTACGGCACCATCGGCTTCAAGACCCACACAAAGACCTCGCTGGTCGTCCGCGACGAGGACGACAGCGAGGGCGTCCAGTTGTACTCGCACGTCGGCACGGGCAACTACCACTCAGAGACCGCCAAGCGGTACGACGACCTCGGTCTACTGACCGCCGACCGCGACGTGGGCCAAGACCTCGTGAAGTTGTTCAACTACTTCACCGGCCACTCGCTCCACGAGCAGTACCGGGAACTGCTGGTCGCGCCGGGCAACATGCGCGAGCGCTTCGTGGACCTGATTCGCAACGAGGCCGAGTGCGCCCGCCGCGGCGAGGACGCCAGTATCACCGCCAAGGTGAACCGTCTGGAGGACCCCGAGATGGTCGCGGAACTCTACGAAGCGTCGATGGCGGGCGTCGATATTGACCTCGTCGTTCGAGACATCTGTCGGCTCCGCCCCGGATTGGCGGGCGTCAGCGACAACGTGGACGTGTACAGCGTCGTCGGCCGATTCCTCGAACACTCCCGCATCTACCGCTTCGGAAACGACGACCCCGGCTACTACGTCGGATCGGCCGACTGGATGACCCGGAACCTCGACAATCGGGTCGAGGCCATCGCGCCCATCGAGGACCCGCGACTGCAGTCGAAACTCGACTGGGTGTTGGAGACGTTCCTCTCGGACAACCGCAAGCGGTGGGTCATGCACTCGGACGGGAGCTACGAACAGATTCGACCCGCCGAGGGCGAGGCGGTCCGGAACGCACAGGAGACCTTCATGCGGGAGACCGAGGAGGCGCTTCGAAACCGAGACGGGTCGCGGTAG
- a CDS encoding uracil-xanthine permease family protein: MATDTDGEIDLDYELDDRPPWPKSLLLGLQHVAVMLVPATAVAFIVAGAVGLSAGDTAYIVQMVLLFSGLATVVQAYTVGPVGAKLPIVMGTSFTFVGAASSIGASYGLGAVFGAILVTGFVVEGIIGWQFDRIEPFFPPLVTGLVVIIIGLYLVPVAMDYSAGGVGASDYGAAHNVGLAALVLFVSVALNLFTDGVTRLLSTLVGLTVGYVAALALGLVDFSPVASASWVAVPNPGAFGFEFEPVPIVTFAFLFLVSAMETVGDMSSVTAAEGRTPDSEELRGGLFTDGLLSSLGAAFGAFPVTSFSQNAGIVNFTGVMSRHVVGVAGAILAVLGLSPKVGAAVATIPSPVFGGAVLLMSGMVAASGARLVFLHTDLDRRNMVILAVSLGLGLGVATRPDAIQGLPSAAQTFFGEPVVVTALTALVFNTLTPGEQSPLFDAPPEESVAETEEPPASADD; this comes from the coding sequence ATGGCGACAGACACGGACGGCGAGATAGACCTCGATTACGAACTCGACGACCGGCCGCCGTGGCCTAAGTCCCTCCTGCTGGGACTCCAGCACGTCGCGGTCATGCTGGTTCCGGCGACCGCGGTGGCGTTCATCGTCGCGGGCGCGGTCGGCCTGAGCGCGGGTGACACGGCCTACATCGTCCAGATGGTCCTGCTGTTCTCCGGACTGGCGACCGTCGTGCAGGCCTACACGGTCGGCCCGGTCGGAGCCAAACTCCCCATCGTGATGGGGACCAGTTTCACCTTCGTCGGCGCGGCCTCCTCAATCGGCGCGAGCTACGGACTCGGGGCCGTCTTCGGCGCGATACTGGTCACGGGCTTCGTCGTGGAGGGTATCATCGGCTGGCAGTTCGACCGCATCGAACCGTTCTTCCCGCCGCTCGTGACCGGACTCGTCGTCATCATCATCGGACTCTACCTCGTCCCGGTGGCGATGGACTACTCGGCGGGCGGCGTCGGCGCGAGCGACTACGGCGCGGCCCACAACGTCGGTCTCGCCGCGCTGGTCCTGTTCGTCTCGGTCGCGCTCAACCTCTTCACCGACGGCGTCACGCGACTCCTCAGCACGCTCGTCGGTCTCACTGTCGGCTACGTCGCTGCGCTCGCGCTCGGTCTCGTTGACTTCTCGCCGGTCGCGTCGGCGTCGTGGGTCGCGGTCCCCAACCCCGGCGCGTTCGGGTTCGAGTTCGAACCGGTCCCAATCGTCACCTTCGCCTTTCTCTTTCTGGTCTCGGCGATGGAGACAGTCGGCGACATGTCGAGCGTCACGGCCGCCGAGGGTCGCACGCCCGACAGCGAGGAACTACGCGGCGGTCTGTTCACCGACGGCCTGCTGAGTTCGCTCGGCGCGGCGTTCGGCGCGTTCCCCGTCACCTCATTCTCGCAGAACGCGGGCATCGTCAACTTCACCGGCGTCATGAGTCGCCACGTCGTCGGTGTCGCCGGGGCCATCCTCGCGGTCCTCGGACTTAGCCCGAAAGTCGGCGCGGCGGTCGCCACCATCCCGAGTCCCGTCTTCGGCGGCGCAGTCTTGCTGATGTCCGGGATGGTCGCCGCCAGCGGCGCGCGCCTCGTCTTTCTCCACACCGATCTCGACCGCCGGAACATGGTCATCCTCGCGGTGTCGCTCGGTCTCGGTCTCGGCGTCGCCACGCGCCCCGACGCGATTCAGGGTCTCCCGAGTGCCGCCCAGACCTTCTTCGGCGAACCAGTCGTCGTCACCGCGCTGACCGCGCTCGTCTTCAACACGCTCACGCCCGGCGAGCAGAGTCCGCTGTTCGACGCGCCCCCCGAGGAATCGGTCGCCGAGACGGAGGAACCGCCCGCGTCCGCGGACGATTAA
- a CDS encoding metallophosphoesterase family protein, translated as MAITTGEQLSKESESRFAEGVPNERIDAEEWDDIYVVGDVHGCRAELETLLERLDVSEDDLVVFVGDLVRKGPDTEGVLDIVRERPNLVSVRGNNEAKILRGETDLDLSEANAEFVRSLPVALSWAGALVVHGGVDPRRDLRDHSVNDLLNMRAPHADEEYVGPLWYDEYDGETTVFTGHTVHERPHDADGGVALDTGCVHGGALTAYDWDREEFVAVSAEETYVERSADKVVRLDGDESVFR; from the coding sequence ATGGCTATTACTACCGGCGAGCAACTGTCGAAGGAGTCCGAGTCGCGTTTCGCCGAGGGCGTCCCCAACGAACGAATCGACGCCGAGGAGTGGGACGACATCTACGTCGTCGGCGATGTTCACGGTTGTCGAGCGGAACTGGAAACGCTGCTCGAACGCCTCGACGTGTCCGAGGACGACCTCGTGGTGTTCGTCGGCGACCTCGTGCGCAAGGGTCCCGACACCGAGGGCGTGTTGGACATCGTGCGCGAGCGGCCGAACCTCGTGAGCGTCCGCGGGAACAACGAAGCCAAAATTCTCCGCGGCGAGACCGACCTCGACCTCTCGGAAGCGAACGCCGAGTTCGTCCGGTCGCTCCCCGTCGCGCTCTCGTGGGCGGGCGCGCTGGTCGTCCACGGTGGCGTGGACCCCCGCCGCGACCTGCGCGACCACAGCGTCAACGACCTGCTGAACATGCGCGCGCCCCACGCCGACGAGGAGTACGTCGGTCCGCTCTGGTACGACGAGTACGACGGCGAGACGACCGTGTTCACGGGCCACACCGTCCACGAGCGCCCCCACGACGCCGACGGCGGAGTCGCCCTCGACACCGGATGCGTCCACGGCGGCGCGCTGACGGCCTACGACTGGGACCGCGAGGAGTTCGTCGCGGTCTCCGCCGAGGAGACCTACGTGGAACGCAGTGCGGACAAGGTCGTCCGGCTCGACGGCGACGAATCGGTGTTCCGATAG
- the hpt gene encoding hypoxanthine/guanine phosphoribosyltransferase yields MERLRESLHEAPIIDKDGYQYLVHPISNGVPMLEPELLREVVVGITQAADLDVDKIVAPEAMGIHIATALSLQTDVPLVVIRKREYGLEGEVALHQTTGYSESEMYINDIEEGDRVLIVDDLLSTGGTLASICDAMDEIGAEIADIAVVIRKLGETALDETEYEATSLVDISVEDFEVTIH; encoded by the coding sequence ATGGAACGACTCCGCGAGTCACTCCACGAAGCACCGATTATCGACAAAGACGGCTATCAGTACCTCGTTCACCCCATCAGCAACGGCGTGCCGATGCTCGAACCCGAACTGCTTCGGGAAGTCGTCGTCGGCATCACGCAGGCGGCCGACCTCGACGTGGACAAAATCGTCGCCCCCGAGGCGATGGGCATCCATATCGCCACCGCGCTCTCGCTCCAGACCGACGTGCCCCTCGTGGTCATCCGCAAGCGCGAGTACGGACTGGAGGGCGAAGTCGCGCTCCACCAGACCACGGGCTACTCCGAGTCGGAGATGTACATCAACGACATCGAGGAGGGCGACCGCGTCCTCATCGTGGACGACCTGCTCTCGACCGGCGGGACGCTGGCCTCCATCTGCGACGCGATGGACGAAATCGGCGCGGAAATCGCGGACATCGCGGTCGTCATCCGGAAACTCGGCGAGACGGCGCTCGACGAGACGGAGTACGAGGCGACGAGTCTGGTCGATATCTCCGTCGAGGACTTCGAAGTGACGATTCACTAG
- a CDS encoding threonine--tRNA ligase, whose amino-acid sequence MRLLFVHSDHLEFETTTETGEGIAETEGVPMAGRMEDCVTAFVSVETGDEADLDAAVANAADEVRDVTDQLNTRKIVLYPYAHLSDDLAAPESATNVLRDLENALDGDYEVLRAPFGWYTSFEVACKGHPLSELSRHVTPERGEEDGSDERASSDWKLAFSDGETADLPATDAIDSLDAEDDDRVSDDMRALVADEVERETANAGEQPPHVELMREQELVGDDEMSDAGTLRWYPRGKLIRDSLVEYVDDLAVEYGGMPVETPAMYDLGVRAVREHAETFGERQYRFESGDRPTMLRPAACVGQFSVMRDMQIAESDLPLRLYETATSFRRERRGEVAGLTRQRAFMMPDMHTATRDVEQAKAELRAQATLALRTSDDLGLNYEPAIRVTREFYDDNEAWVESLAEDLGTPALLEILPERRYHWSAKVDFAVIDGLGRPIEIPTVQLDVESAERFDIEYSTGEETRHPPILHSSPTGSIERVLAALLETAAERDVPRLPTWLSPTQVRFVPVGDEHGDYCDALADDLRSSGIRADVDERDETVGKRIATAESDWVPYYVVVGDREVETDDEQLAVTVRGEGEERELTFGELESAVLADIGDSPKKRRYLPKRVSKRPSFAGR is encoded by the coding sequence ATGCGACTGCTGTTCGTCCACTCCGACCATCTGGAGTTCGAGACCACCACGGAGACCGGGGAGGGTATCGCCGAGACCGAGGGCGTCCCGATGGCGGGCCGGATGGAGGACTGCGTGACCGCGTTCGTCAGCGTCGAGACCGGAGACGAGGCCGACCTCGACGCCGCGGTCGCAAATGCCGCCGACGAGGTACGCGACGTGACCGACCAGTTGAACACCCGGAAAATTGTTCTCTACCCCTACGCTCACCTGAGCGACGACCTCGCGGCCCCCGAGAGCGCTACGAACGTCCTCCGGGACCTCGAAAACGCCCTCGACGGAGACTACGAGGTCCTGCGGGCACCCTTCGGCTGGTACACGTCCTTCGAGGTCGCCTGCAAGGGTCACCCGCTCTCGGAACTCTCCCGGCACGTCACGCCCGAGCGCGGCGAGGAGGACGGAAGCGACGAACGCGCGTCGAGCGACTGGAAACTCGCGTTTTCCGACGGCGAGACCGCCGACCTCCCGGCGACGGACGCCATCGACTCGCTCGACGCGGAGGACGACGACCGCGTGAGCGACGACATGCGCGCGCTCGTCGCCGACGAAGTGGAGCGCGAGACCGCCAACGCGGGCGAGCAACCGCCCCACGTCGAGTTGATGCGCGAGCAGGAACTGGTCGGCGACGACGAGATGAGCGACGCGGGCACCCTTCGGTGGTACCCCCGCGGGAAGCTAATTCGGGACTCCCTCGTCGAGTACGTTGACGACCTCGCGGTCGAGTACGGCGGGATGCCCGTCGAGACGCCCGCGATGTACGACCTCGGAGTGCGGGCGGTCCGGGAACACGCCGAGACGTTCGGCGAGCGCCAGTATCGCTTCGAGTCGGGCGACCGCCCGACGATGCTCCGACCGGCGGCCTGTGTCGGCCAGTTCTCCGTCATGCGGGACATGCAGATTGCGGAGTCCGACCTCCCGCTTCGCCTCTACGAGACGGCCACCTCGTTCCGGCGCGAACGGCGCGGCGAAGTCGCGGGCCTGACCCGCCAGCGCGCGTTCATGATGCCCGACATGCACACCGCGACCCGCGACGTGGAACAGGCCAAAGCGGAACTCCGGGCGCAGGCGACCCTCGCGCTCCGGACCAGCGACGACCTCGGCCTGAACTACGAACCCGCGATTCGCGTGACCCGCGAGTTCTACGACGACAACGAGGCGTGGGTTGAGTCGCTTGCCGAAGACCTCGGCACGCCCGCCTTGCTCGAAATTCTGCCCGAGCGTCGCTACCACTGGTCGGCGAAGGTGGACTTCGCGGTCATCGACGGGCTGGGTCGTCCCATCGAGATTCCCACCGTGCAACTTGACGTAGAGAGCGCCGAACGGTTCGACATCGAGTACAGCACGGGCGAGGAGACGCGCCATCCGCCGATTCTCCACTCCTCGCCGACCGGGAGCATCGAGCGCGTGCTGGCCGCCCTCCTCGAAACGGCCGCCGAGCGAGACGTTCCGCGACTCCCGACATGGCTCTCGCCCACGCAGGTCCGGTTCGTCCCGGTCGGCGACGAACACGGTGACTACTGCGATGCGCTCGCCGACGACCTCCGGTCGTCGGGTATCCGCGCCGACGTGGACGAGCGCGACGAGACGGTCGGCAAGCGCATCGCAACCGCCGAGTCCGACTGGGTACCCTACTACGTCGTGGTCGGCGACCGCGAGGTCGAAACCGACGACGAGCAGTTGGCGGTGACCGTCCGCGGCGAGGGCGAGGAGCGCGAATTGACGTTCGGGGAGTTAGAGTCGGCAGTCCTTGCCGACATCGGTGACTCGCCGAAAAAGCGGCGCTACCTCCCGAAACGAGTCAGTAAGCGCCCGAGCTTCGCGGGTCGGTAG
- a CDS encoding FxsA family protein, giving the protein MKRVLFGLLLIPLLDALFLVVVASELGPALTVALVVLTALIGTLFVRAEGRHTIRKLQKAVGEGRVPTDELTDGALLIAAGAFLLTPGLVTDSVGFLLAFPPSRILVREAVQKWFVKPYLEKKTNGFATGNVYTFGFPNAEDVGAGGASAGGGNPGHAGAGSASPGASGTSSGSRSHSDASEDTYRVDDDAYDIESEEREDGEKET; this is encoded by the coding sequence ATGAAACGCGTACTCTTCGGACTCCTCCTCATCCCGCTCTTAGACGCGCTGTTCCTCGTCGTCGTGGCGAGCGAACTCGGACCCGCGCTGACGGTGGCGCTGGTCGTCCTGACCGCGCTAATCGGAACGCTGTTCGTCCGCGCGGAGGGCCGTCACACCATCCGGAAGCTACAGAAAGCGGTCGGCGAGGGCAGGGTCCCGACCGACGAACTGACCGACGGCGCGCTCCTCATCGCGGCGGGCGCGTTCCTGCTCACGCCGGGTCTCGTCACGGACAGCGTGGGGTTCCTTCTGGCGTTCCCGCCCTCGCGCATCCTCGTCCGCGAGGCGGTCCAGAAGTGGTTCGTCAAGCCCTATCTCGAGAAGAAAACCAACGGGTTCGCCACCGGCAACGTCTACACCTTCGGGTTCCCGAACGCCGAGGATGTCGGTGCGGGCGGAGCGAGCGCGGGCGGTGGGAATCCGGGCCACGCTGGCGCAGGGAGTGCAAGTCCCGGCGCGAGCGGAACGAGTTCGGGGTCGCGGAGCCACTCCGACGCCTCGGAGGACACCTACCGCGTGGACGACGACGCCTACGACATCGAGTCCGAGGAGCGCGAGGACGGCGAGAAAGAGACGTAG